The Thermoanaerobaculia bacterium genome has a segment encoding these proteins:
- a CDS encoding DUF6036 family nucleotidyltransferase: MRRPVDAARIREFMRALARESRSPHRVYFTGGVTAVLMGWRSSTIDIDIKIEPEGEGLLRAIPEIKEKLGVNVELASPDHFIPELEGWRDRSIPIGGEGSVEFAHYDPYAQALAKIERGHRQDLEDVGELFARGLVDPGRLQEHFRSIEPFLYRYPAVDPRAFREAVRRAAERAP; encoded by the coding sequence ATGCGCCGGCCGGTAGACGCGGCCCGGATTCGCGAGTTCATGCGGGCGCTCGCGCGCGAGTCGCGCTCTCCCCACCGCGTCTACTTCACCGGGGGGGTGACGGCGGTCCTGATGGGCTGGAGATCCTCGACCATCGACATCGACATCAAGATCGAGCCGGAAGGAGAAGGCCTGCTCCGCGCGATCCCGGAGATCAAGGAGAAGCTCGGCGTCAACGTCGAGCTCGCGTCTCCCGACCACTTCATCCCCGAGCTCGAAGGATGGCGCGACCGGTCGATCCCGATCGGCGGGGAAGGTTCCGTCGAGTTCGCGCACTACGACCCTTACGCTCAGGCCCTCGCGAAGATCGAGCGCGGCCACCGCCAGGACCTCGAGGACGTCGGCGAGCTCTTCGCCCGCGGGCTCGTCGACCCGGGCCGGCTGCAGGAGCACTTCCGGTCGATCGAGCCCTTCCTCTACCGTTATCCGGCGGTCGATCCCCGGGCGTTTCGCGAAGCCGTGCGCCGCGCGGCCGAACGCGCGCCGTAA